From Ursus arctos isolate Adak ecotype North America unplaced genomic scaffold, UrsArc2.0 scaffold_104, whole genome shotgun sequence:
GGTCCCGGTGATCTGTATGTGAGGATGAGGAACAGAGGCCCCAGCTTCATTCAGCTTCAACCAGTGCCTGGAACTGTCCACTCGaggggccccagggcctccccagcCGGTGGTCAGCCCCTGGCCCTGCCACGGCTCCAGCGCCGCCCAAGGCCACGCCCACCTAGCCCTTTGGCTCCCGCCTACAGATGTCTACTCACCCCCACAGGCTCCAGCTGCCCTAGTTGTGGTTGGTCTGGACAGCACAGGGCCTGCTGGGAAGAGCCACTGCCCTGTCCCAGTGAACTGACATAGGCAGGGACAGCTGGACtacagagtttatttttgtattttgtgccGGATCAGGCGTGGGCCTGCACACTCCAGCCCAAAGGGCCTGAGATCCAGTCAGCAGGCCCCTGCAGTCACCACCTTGGGTTTggccagcccctggcacccacctgTACCCCCCCCGCCACTTCGCCCATTGGGCAGCGTGCACTGAGTGTCACTTTGCTGCAGCTGTTTGTTTCCAATAAAAATTTCTGTGACTTAGTGGGGACCTAGGCTCTGTgctgtgttggggggtggggtctgCGTCGAAGGCGGGGCCTGTGGCGTCTGGTAGCCTAGCAACGGTCTTAGGGGCCCCTAAGACCGTTGAGCCGCCTGGACCTGCAGCTGCTGGAATGGAGACTGAAGTGTCAGATGCGAGCAACCCCTATTCAGTAGAAGGCGACAGCCTGCTGCTGGACCTGGACCTGTATGATGTTGACAGCTACGACATCCCGGACCCAGGGCTGCTCAAGGAAAAGAATGGTGAGGTGGCCTGGCGTCGCCCCCCAGATGCCCACATGACAGCAGGCATTTCTTGCTCGGGCAGGCGTTCTGTCTGCTGCGATGCCACACTCCGGGGGTAGGCCCTCAACCCAGCAGGGCCCTGCAGAGAGGgcctgcctccagcctccagggTGAGGGGTCCCAGACCGCACAGTGACCGCGCTTCCACTGCTGACCTGCAGAGTTGTTTTCGGAGCCGGTCCCGAGGCTTTTTACCAGCAGCTCGCGGTGGCAGAACATGACCCCACGTGCCCGTGCTCGCCAGCTGTGGCTGTTCCTACGTGCAGGCCTCCATGACTTCGTGGAAAAGGTGGGGCTTACCTGTGGGCCCTGCCTCGAGGCCTCTTCTCTGGCCCACCTCTTCCCCTAGGTGTCCCTACTACGCCCCCAGCCCAGATCCCCTTGGCTCCCCTAGGCAGGCGCACTACctctccagccccccacccccaccccccagctgacTGCAGGCCTGCCCGTCCTGGCCCACAGGAAAAGAGAGGTGAGCTGTGTGTGGCACGCTTGACCCATGGGCTGGAGCCGCTGCGCCACCTGGAAGTGGCAGCTGGGCTGCGCTCGGTGGCACAGGACCCAGTGGGCAGACGCTTCGTGGTGCTGGATGGTGCAGGGCACCTGCACGTGCACAGAGAGGACGGCTGGGCTTACGAGAAGCTACAGGCCCCAGCTGTGCTCTCAGGGCTGGTGGCAGTGCTGGGCCCGCTGGGCGCTGTGAGCCGCTTTGTGGGTTGGGGCCCCGAGGGGCTGGCCATCCTAAGGCCTGACCTCAGCCTGCTATGGCTGAGCAAGCCAGGGGTGGGCAGGATGCTGGGCCATGAACCCATCTGCTGTGTGCCagtgcccagcctggggctgtTGCTAGTGGCAGAGGCAGGCGGCAGCCTGGTGCTCTGGAAGTTCCGTTCAGGGGGTCGCCGCCTGGTGCCATGTGGGTCACCTCTGCAGCTGCCACCAAGCCCTGCAGGTACACTCACCCGTTTGGTTCTGGGGCCCCTGCATTCCCAGCAAGTCCCATGCTGCTTCGCGGCCTGTGGCTCAGCCGTGCTCATCTTTGATCTGCACAACTGGGCTCTCGTAGATGTGCGCCGGGACCTGCACAAAacgtgaggggtgcctggggactgggagaaagggagggtggtggggagaggcaaatCCAGGAGGGCAAGCGGGTCATGGCAGGGGCGCAGGTGCTCACACACCGGGAGATGCTGAGTCTGCAAgggcttcctcttccccttcagcACTATCTTGGACTTGGCCTACTGCCCAGAGGTAGAGGCCATGGTGACAGCCTCTCGCGACAGCACGGTGAAGGTGTGGGAGGCCGACTGGCGGATCCGCATGGTGTTCATGGGCCACACAGGTGCGCTATACCATTGTAGCCCTTGAGGCCCCGTTCTCTGTCCTCCCTGTGCACGGCCCACGGGACAAGAGCTCTGGGCTGTCCGGAACTTCTGCCAGCTCTAGCCGAGCTTCTCTGCACTGGCCGCATCCCGGGCTGACGGCTCCCCTTCCCTAATCCCCCGGTGCACCCCAGTGACCCATGCCCCTCCCACAGGCCCAGTGACAGCTCTGGCTGCGCTCCCGAACACGTCCCTGGTGCTGTCAGCCTCGCAGGATGGGACGCTGCGCACATGGGACCTGCAGGCGGCAGCACAGGTGGGCGAGGTGGCGCTGAGCTGCTGGGACCGAGACGTGGCGTCTGCGCGCGTGAACCGCCTGCTGGCGCCCGCGGGCCCCAGCTGGCCAGTGCTCTCCTTGAGCGCCAGCAGCGTGGAGTTGTGGCGCGTTCGCGAGCTCTACTCACCGTTGGCGCAGCTGTCGGCGCCAGTGCTTCACTTGCAGGTGGTGTCTGCGCTGCCCCCGCTCCCCCTCCTGCCCGCGCGCCTCGTGTGCGCATGCGCCGACGGCTCGGTCTACCTGGTGTCGGTAGCCACCGGGCGCGCAGTGAGTGCGCTGCTGCTTGAACCTGATGACTGCGCGGCCTCAGTGCTTTATTGCCTACCACGCGAAGCACTGTGGCTGCTGACACGCGCCGGACACCTGGTGTGTGCCAACGCGGCGCGCTGCCCCATGCGCGTGCTGCACCGCGTgtgcccgccccccgcccctgcgCCCAGGCCCTGCTGCCTGCACCTCTACAGCCACCTCACAGACCCCGGTGGCGCGTTTGCCAGCTGGGAGGCCGTGTGCAGGCATGGGGGGGAGCCGTGTCTGAGGGACTTGGCCCGCGCCCGGAAGGACAAGAACCGGTGGGTGCCAGAGCCGGCgacggcggggcggggcggggcggcagtGCCCATGCCGACACGCTGCTGTCCTGCACAGGTACCTGCCCGTGGTGGGGCACACGGACGGCACCCTATCGGTCCTGGAGTGGCGCTGCTCGGAGACCGTCTTCCAAACCCGGGCACACAGCCCGGGCCCCGTCACCGCCATCGCGTCTACCTGGAACAGCATTGTGTCCTCCGGTCCatatctcccctccccctgtAGCTGGCGTGGGaatccctcccctgccccacaaaGGCCCAGCCCTGGCTCCCGTCCCACAGGCGGAGACTTGACCGTGAAGATGTGGCGCGTCTACCCCTATGCCGAGGAGAGCCTGAGCCTGCTGCGTACCTTTTCCTGCTGCCACCCGGCCGTGGCGCTCTGTGCGCTCGGGAAGCGAATCACTGTAGGCTTTGAGGATCCGGACAGCGCCACCTATGGCTTGGTGCAGTTTGGCCTGGGCGACCTCCCCCGCTATGACCACCGGCCCCAGGATGACCCCACGGACCACATCACTggtgagggggcagggcagaagtAAAGCCAAGCAGCGGGATGGCGCTGGTCCCTCACCCGAGCCTTGGTGCCTCAGGTCTGTGCTGCTGTCCCGCGCTCAAGCTGTGTGCCTGCTCCAGCCTGGACTGCACGGTCCGCATCTGGACTGCGGAGAACCGCCTGCTGCGGTGGGCTGGggcgggaaggagggagggagggagggctggggagcctGTGGGCGGCCAGCTGGGCTCTcctacctccacccccaccagagCCTAGAGGCTGGACAGGGGAACAGGGCCTTGCCCCTGCTAGGGTTGCAGCTTCCTACTTTGTGGAGCAGGGCTGGACTCTTGCCCTCGATGCCCCCCCAGGCTCCTGCAGCTGGATGGCGCCCCTCAGGGCCTGACCTTCAGCAGCAGCAGTGGGGACCTGGTGTTGGCTCTGGGCTCTCGACTCTGCCTGGTATCTCATAGGCTCTACCTGCCCACATCTTACCTGGTTAAGGTACCCAGTGAGCACAGGATGGGCAGGGTGGGCTGCTGCAGGTGGACAAGCCCCCTGAGGCCAGGGCTGTAGGTTCCTTTCTCCTGTTCAGAAGCTGTGCCAGAAGGTCCCCGATGTGGTGGACGACCCTCCGCTACCACTGACCAGCCAGGAGTCACTGACCTCAGCCCAGCTGCAGAGGCTTGCCAGGCTCCATGGGGTGGCCAGTCTTAGGTCTGCTGGCAGGCCCAGCCCAGCCGTCCCGGAggcccctgcccagctcccctgAGTCAGGGGCTGGCTGTGCGACCCCAGCACAAGGCCCCAGAGCTCCCAGGCCACTTAGGCCACCCCAAGCCGATCCCAGCCCCGGAAtccctcctcctgccagaagcctggccgcccccgcccccaggtcCTTGTCCCAGCACCCACCCAGTCCCACCAGTGATGACACCCAGTGTCCCACCTGTACCCGTCCTTGTCTGCAGCACAGACTTGTCTTTCACCCATCGCCAGATGGCAACAGCTCAGCAGCCAGTgttggaggaggtgggtgggtcCTGACCCCTCACCACCCCAAAGCCCCAACCCTGCAcccggcccaggcccaggccactCCCGTTCAGTCCTTGGGATAGGCCTGGGGTCACTGTGGTTGTCTGGGAAGGAGATGACCCTTGTTCGCTCCCCCAGGACTTGGAAGCCCTAGTTGCCCGGGATCAAGACCTTCAGcagctgaggctggggctggtggtcccggctgcccagcccccaccctcctggCAACAGCGGCAGGAGGCGTTTGACAACTACGTTCGCCTGATCTACGGCCCTGGCTTGCTGGTGGGTGCGAAGCCTCCCCCGGCCTTAGCCCTGACTCCAGGTCCTCCCTTCGCCCCCGGCCTCTGACACTGCCTGTCTCACCTGCATCCCTCCCAGGACACGCCTTCTGGAAGAACGTTCCAGCGGTGGAAAACCATGACCCTCACCGTGGAGAGAGAGACCTGGGACCTGCGCACCTTACCCAGAGCTGCCAGCGGTCTTTGGCAGCCCGGGGTCTGCACGGAAGCCCCAAAGGTGCCAGCAGCCCTCCCCCGACAGGACCCGGGAGCCATGGACCAGCACTTTGCCAACCCTCTCCGAGTCCCTCTGCCTATCCCACCCACACACCGGGGGGTGCACAGCAGGGCATCCCAGGTAAggcctcccacccctcccacctctgccctgaccccaggaccctgcggCCAGCCTCTGACAATATCTCCCTCACCGAAGCTGCTGGCCCGCTCCTCCCTGAGCAGTAACCTGGGCCTCAGTCTGGACCTGCAGCTGCAGGTGGAGCGGCTGCAAGGGGAGAAGCCTGTGGTCCTGGGCCCGCCGTCCCTGCACCTACAGCACAGGGTGAGGGGTGCCGCCTGCCCAGGAGCAGGGCTGCAGGGGCGCTGGGGGTCCGTGCTCGGCTCTGAGCCCCTCTCTTGTCCCCAGGTCCCCCTCTTGAGGAAGAGGCGGCCCAAGGAGCCTCTCTCCAACCTCCGAGGCTTTTTTCCTGCTGTTATTCGGCCCTACAAGGTGAGAGCCCCTTGCTCTTCCCAGAGGCACCTCCCTCTAGGGGGCAACCTTCTTATGTCCCCCATCTTCCCTTTGTTGCAAATCTTGTGCTCAAATCTGACCTGAGAGCCATGCCCGCCCACAGCCCTCTACCCACCTCCTGGCCAGCCCAGTTTGGGTGCTGCTGTTCTCTGGGGACCAGCTGCCAGAGAGCCAGAGATTCCTGGAGAAGACACCAGGCCAAGCCAGAGCCTCCGACAGCTGATTGTGCCTGCACACTTCCTCCCCAGTTAAAGTGCTGGGTGGGTCCTGTATGAATTCTGGAACACCAGAGTCCTCTCCCTTTAGTGGAGTGAAGTCAGCAGGAGCTGGCCCCTTGCAATCTATCTCCTTCCAACCTCTCCCACCCCAGATATCCAGACAGGCCTCTCTGCAAGCACATTCTGGTACTGTCAGCTGCCCAGGTGGGTGCTGGTCCTTCTCGCAGCTCTACCATCTACCCAACCCCTCAACGCCCCCCTCCAAGTTCCTGCCACCGACCCCTCTGCTCCTTATAGACATCCCTGTTCCAGGGCTGAGGCCCCAGTCCTGTGGAGAGTGTGCGGGGGTGTCAGTGTTCCCCAGAGGCCAGCAGCTGCCCagacttcctcctttcctcctccgtCATCACAGTTGATGTCTCACTGACTGCCCTTCAGCCTGGTCTCTAAAGGTTCTTTTTTGCCTGTCTGCGTATTTTGGGCGTCAACTGAGAAAAGAGGCAGAactgaaataaaagcatttatttggggCTTTAGAATTGCAATTCGGGGAGCACAGATTTGGTAGCAACCCAGACTGAGTCGTGCTGAGGAGTGAAGGCCAGGGTCTGTCTCAGCAAATTGCAGGAGCACTAGGAAACTTACACGAGTTATGATGGGAAAATGTGATCACATTGTACACCTCACTGGTTTTCTGAATACTTTGGTTGCAGGAAAAATAGCCTTTGCAGAGtgtccacttttcttttttaggattttacttttaagcaatctctccacccaacatggagctcgaacccacaaccccgagattaagaaTTGCGTGCTCCACGGTCTGAGCCCGCCAGGGGCCCTGCAGAGCATCCACTTTTTTTGGTCAAGAATGTAGGGGCAGCAGTCTTGTGTTCAGTCTTGGCCCAGTTCCATATAATTCCTCTTTCAAAAACAGGATGAAGTTTTAGTTCCCGAACAGTCTCTAATGTTCAGAGGTTTTACCCGAGTTTGTCTGGACGGGAGTGTGAGCCCAGTTCAGCTCCCCAAGCCCTGGCAGGCTGGGGGTGCTCTGCCAGGTGGTCTCTGGGGTGGGGTGGCGTTCAGGTTCTCAGTCCCCGTGCTGTGTGCCCCCTTCAGGACTGGCAGCGGCCCATCAGCTTCCCCGGCCGCGTGCCCAACTCGGTGGTGCTGCAGCAGATGTGGCTTCACCAGGAGGTCAGCGGCCCCGGAGCCCTCGCCCAGCTCACCAGCCATCGCAGGCGCAAGGCAAGGGGGGCCTGGGGTCTCTCCCTTGGGCTCTACAGGAAGGGGCCtgagcacccccctcccccccgagaGTGCCGGCGGACACCTGCGCTCTCCCCTCTGCAGCCAGGAAGTAGCCAGGATGACCTATGGCTGCCCCGGCGCATCAGGCGGCACCCAGCCAAGTGGCGGCAGAAGCTGATCCAGtggctgggggaagaggaggaggaggacgacgaGGACGAGGCGCGGGGTCTGGACTGGTCCTCAGATTCCCTGAGCGCACAAAGGCAGCTCTCTGAGTCAGAGGAGATGGAGGCTCAGGTAGGCGCCGGCTGGGAGCTGGGCTGCCCAGGGCAGAGTGGGTGGAGAGGATGCGCCTGCAGCTGCTGTCGCTCCCGCAGAGCTCCGAGTATCTGACCCCGAAGCGCACGCACTCCGGCACGGCCGCCGGGACCGAGACCTGCTTTCGCCGACCCTGGTACCCCTACGGGCATTCGCTCTGGGAAGAGCGCTACGGGCATCTGCCCGGGTTCCTGCATTTCTTCATCGTCCAGAACTGGTTCAAAAAGCTGTTCCCCCTCTTCACCCTGGAGGTTCGGGGGTCTCGGGCACCTGGGAAGCCCAGGCTGGCGGGGAGGGGCCGTGCCGGGGGCAGGGCCTCAGCACGCCGTACCCGCAGGCCTACCCCGACGTGGGCACGGTGGAGGGCCTGGCCTCTCTGTTCATGGACCTGCTGTGCGAGGCCTCTTGGGCAGACTGCGTGCACATCTTGAAAGCGCTGCTGAGGCTGCTGCCAGACACCAGCAGAGACTTTCGTAACCGGCTGCAGGGCGTCCTTGTGCGCCTGCTCAACCTGGACCAGCCCCCCAGCTTCCAGGTGCACCGCTAGCCCCGCCCCAGacccgcccccagccccgccccgggCCTCGGCTCCGCCCCTGACGCGCTTCGCCCCTGGGCGCTCAGGACCAGACGCAGAAGCAGTTCGTGATGCTGGCGCTGCAGCTCCTTCTGGCCTGCTCGCTGCAGTCCCGCGAGGTGGTGCTGGAGCTCATGTCCTACTTCCTCTACTCGCCAGCCTCCTGCCGGTgagtcctgctccctgctcggcCTCCCCACTAGCGGGAGGGACGGGGGAGGCCTCTGGATCAGCGGCTCACACGTGTCCCAGGCCCGAGCTCAGGAAGCTGCTGGACGGGCTCGGCCTTCAGGATCCGCAGGGCTTCCTGTTCCAGGAGATGTTGACCTGGGTCCAGGGCCTGGACGCTGACTCCAAGGCTGCCCTGCGCCagtgctgctgccagaagctggAGGAAATGATCCAGAGCCTGCAGGTCCTGATGGGc
This genomic window contains:
- the WDR97 gene encoding WD repeat-containing protein 97, with translation METEVSDASNPYSVEGDSLLLDLDLYDVDSYDIPDPGLLKEKNELFSEPVPRLFTSSSRWQNMTPRARARQLWLFLRAGLHDFVEKEKRGELCVARLTHGLEPLRHLEVAAGLRSVAQDPVGRRFVVLDGAGHLHVHREDGWAYEKLQAPAVLSGLVAVLGPLGAVSRFVGWGPEGLAILRPDLSLLWLSKPGVGRMLGHEPICCVPVPSLGLLLVAEAGGSLVLWKFRSGGRRLVPCGSPLQLPPSPAGTLTRLVLGPLHSQQVPCCFAACGSAVLIFDLHNWALVDVRRDLHKTTILDLAYCPEVEAMVTASRDSTVKVWEADWRIRMVFMGHTGPVTALAALPNTSLVLSASQDGTLRTWDLQAAAQVGEVALSCWDRDVASARVNRLLAPAGPSWPVLSLSASSVELWRVRELYSPLAQLSAPVLHLQVVSALPPLPLLPARLVCACADGSVYLVSVATGRAVSALLLEPDDCAASVLYCLPREALWLLTRAGHLVCANAARCPMRVLHRVCPPPAPAPRPCCLHLYSHLTDPGGAFASWEAVCRHGGEPCLRDLARARKDKNRYLPVVGHTDGTLSVLEWRCSETVFQTRAHSPGPVTAIASTWNSIVSSGPYLPSPCSWRGNPSPAPQRPSPGSRPTGGDLTVKMWRVYPYAEESLSLLRTFSCCHPAVALCALGKRITVGFEDPDSATYGLVQFGLGDLPRYDHRPQDDPTDHITGLCCCPALKLCACSSLDCTVRIWTAENRLLRLLQLDGAPQGLTFSSSSGDLVLALGSRLCLVSHRLYLPTSYLVKKLCQKVPDVVDDPPLPLTSQESLTSAQLQRLARLHGVASLSTDLSFTHRQMATAQQPVLEEDLEALVARDQDLQQLRLGLVVPAAQPPPSWQQRQEAFDNYVRLIYGPGLLDTPSGRTFQRWKTMTLTVERETWDLRTLPRAASGLWQPGVCTEAPKVPAALPRQDPGAMDQHFANPLRVPLPIPPTHRGVHSRASQLLARSSLSSNLGLSLDLQLQVERLQGEKPVVLGPPSLHLQHRVPLLRKRRPKEPLSNLRGFFPAVIRPYKHILRPISFPGRVPNSVVLQQMWLHQEVSGPGALAQLTSHRRRKARGAWGLSLGLYRKGPEHPPPPRECRRTPALSPLQPGSSQDDLWLPRRIRRHPAKWRQKLIQWLGEEEEEDDEDEARGLDWSSDSLSAQRQLSESEEMEAQSSEYLTPKRTHSGTAAGTETCFRRPWYPYGHSLWEERYGHLPGFLHFFIVQNWFKKLFPLFTLEAYPDVGTVEGLASLFMDLLCEASWADCVHILKALLRLLPDTSRDFRNRLQGVLVRLLNLDQPPSFQDQTQKQFVMLALQLLLACSLQSREVVLELMSYFLYSPASCRPELRKLLDGLGLQDPQGFLFQEMLTWVQGLDADSKAALRQCCCQKLEEMIQSLQVLMGEGRGAGYWQWSLQSCRPPPGFPRVFEGRVALLCICASWVLSCPPNPHFWGSSCSSPGRSGQPGLKLGARGRTAQASLRGEGEPLGSAHWLLPPQMECLQPSMAKLSEMLPKVSHTSVFPSPPKEALSRISVLVGSPHISVTPSVHSWAPSLVAHGELDLAVLESRAKPMPSAMHLGQTKRVLSEALPPFCPPEVHMRSSAPAALQEEPLPLEQTDWSRSQMLDLGPIDALNFFCEQQRARQQDFLQEELERRRPSPCPPEPSTVLPQPRDHWHYPILRLQEAEVQRSPRRLRGWMRSRLWVGHTISSSIRMLKLPLPRAEVQPFPPAWPKPARPLPPLFLQPTLQRYFLPDDSYPDSCG